The Actinomycetota bacterium genome contains a region encoding:
- a CDS encoding NADH-quinone oxidoreductase subunit B family protein — protein MGLEERLPSIVTASAEKLVNWARSASVWPATFGLACCAIEMMQTVAPKHDLARFGMEAFRASPRQADLMIVAGRVSQKMAPVVRQIYDQMAEPKWVLSMGACASCGGMFNNYALVQGVDQIVPVDVYVPGCPPTPEILMAGIVRLHEKIRKQPLRLGRAR, from the coding sequence GTGGGACTAGAGGAACGGCTTCCGTCCATAGTCACGGCGTCGGCCGAGAAGCTCGTGAACTGGGCGCGGTCGGCCTCGGTCTGGCCCGCGACCTTCGGGCTCGCCTGCTGCGCGATCGAGATGATGCAGACGGTCGCCCCCAAGCACGACCTGGCCCGGTTCGGCATGGAGGCTTTCCGCGCCTCGCCGCGGCAGGCCGACCTGATGATCGTCGCCGGCCGCGTGTCCCAGAAGATGGCGCCGGTAGTCCGGCAGATCTACGACCAGATGGCCGAGCCGAAGTGGGTCCTTTCGATGGGCGCATGCGCTTCCTGCGGCGGAATGTTCAACAACTACGCGCTGGTGCAGGGCGTGGACCAGATCGTTCCGGTGGACGTCTACGTGCCCGGGTGCCCGCCGACTCCCGAGATCCTGATGGCCGGCATCGTCCGGCTGCACGAGAAGATCCGCAAGCAGCCGCTGCGCCTCGGACGGGCCCGGTAG
- a CDS encoding NADH-quinone oxidoreductase subunit C: MAAHRLESVASLVSESFPEAVTRAYEHVGEAVLIVARDHLVPVMTALRDRAGFEMLCDLSGVDWLPREPRFEVNYHLYSFAHNDRLRVKVQLPDGDPVLPSVVQVWPGADWQEREVWDMYGVTFTGHPNLVRILMPDEWEGHPLRKDYPVGGVPVEYRIEPAYVGADAIPDLGRASMGGAPPRLVRDRGRLSPWTWTGPPATGVRAEPDPPKLPPDTPQIPSGTEGPDTATAAGGDEPK; the protein is encoded by the coding sequence ATGGCCGCCCACCGCCTCGAGTCCGTCGCCTCCCTAGTTAGTGAAAGTTTTCCCGAGGCCGTCACCCGTGCCTACGAGCATGTAGGAGAAGCGGTGCTGATCGTCGCCCGCGACCATCTGGTGCCGGTGATGACGGCGCTCCGCGACCGGGCCGGGTTCGAGATGCTGTGCGACCTGTCCGGGGTTGACTGGCTCCCGCGGGAGCCGCGGTTCGAGGTCAACTACCACCTGTACTCGTTCGCCCACAACGACAGGCTTCGCGTCAAGGTCCAGCTGCCGGACGGCGACCCCGTTCTGCCTTCGGTCGTGCAGGTGTGGCCGGGGGCCGACTGGCAGGAGCGTGAGGTCTGGGACATGTACGGGGTCACCTTCACCGGCCACCCGAACCTGGTGCGGATCCTGATGCCCGACGAATGGGAGGGACACCCGCTTCGCAAGGACTACCCGGTGGGCGGCGTCCCCGTCGAGTACCGGATAGAGCCCGCTTACGTGGGGGCCGATGCGATCCCGGATCTGGGACGGGCCTCCATGGGCGGGGCGCCGCCCCGCCTGGTCCGCGACCGGGGACGCCTGTCGCCGTGGACGTGGACCGGTCCGCCGGCCACGGGCGTGCGCGCAGAGCCGGACCCCCCGAAGCTCCCGCCGGACACACCGCAGATCCCGTCCGGGACCGAAGGCCCCGACACGGCCACCGCAGCTGGAGGGGACGAACCCAAGTGA